One window of Botrimarina mediterranea genomic DNA carries:
- a CDS encoding ArsR/SmtB family transcription factor yields the protein MLKAFDLEALGQAAECLRTLAHPVRLRIAQLLLHDRYTVGEIAADCGVAENVASEHLRLMQRCGIFASDREGRRVYYRVAEPHLGRLLDCIEARFQT from the coding sequence GTGCTCAAGGCTTTCGACTTGGAGGCGCTTGGACAAGCCGCGGAGTGTCTACGGACGCTGGCGCATCCCGTTCGCCTTCGCATTGCACAACTGTTGCTTCACGACCGGTACACCGTCGGCGAAATTGCCGCGGACTGCGGCGTGGCCGAGAACGTCGCATCGGAGCACCTCCGGCTGATGCAGCGGTGCGGCATCTTTGCGAGCGACCGGGAGGGCCGCCGCGTGTACTACCGGGTGGCGGAACCGCATCTCGGCCGATTGCTTGACTGCATCGAGGCGCGCTTTCAAACGTAA
- a CDS encoding alpha-N-arabinofuranosidase has translation MRSLLTLLLFVAGIARGEQVACTIHATEDGGKISRHLYGHFAEHLGRCVYDGIWVGEDSDIPNKNGVRTDIIDALKAIKIPNLRWPGGCFADDYHWRDGIGPVEERPKRINIHWGQEVETNAFGTHEFLNLCEELGAEPYLAGNVGSGTPQELRDWVEYITYDGDSELANLRRSHGREKPWKLKYLGVGNENWGCGGDMRPEYYADLYRRYAMFCRDFSGNELYRVACGPSGFDKNWNQVVMQRAHRQMQGYSLHYYTLAAPWSDKRPATGFDEEAWFSILRDSLQMRRAIHEAEDAMDPVDPDKRIGLIVDEWGTWYRGEPGTPGYALYQQNTLRDALVAGLTLHIFHENNERVVMANLAQTVNVLQALILTDGPKMALTPTYHVLDLFKVHHDAKRLPVDVGAVDYKYRDQKIPAISVSASTKEAGVIDVSIVNTHAREAVSVSFDLDGATAKEVTSKVLNAEELDAHNTFDEPGRLQPKAFDGARIVDGDVKVDMPPRSIVVIALRLD, from the coding sequence ATGCGTAGCCTTCTAACTCTGCTTCTGTTTGTCGCCGGGATCGCTCGCGGCGAACAAGTCGCCTGCACGATTCACGCCACCGAGGACGGCGGGAAGATCAGCCGCCACCTCTACGGCCACTTCGCCGAGCACCTCGGCCGCTGCGTCTACGACGGCATCTGGGTCGGCGAGGACTCCGACATCCCGAACAAGAACGGCGTGCGGACCGACATCATCGACGCGCTCAAGGCGATCAAAATCCCCAACCTACGCTGGCCCGGCGGTTGCTTCGCTGACGACTATCATTGGCGTGACGGCATCGGCCCCGTGGAAGAACGCCCCAAGCGGATCAACATCCATTGGGGCCAAGAGGTCGAGACCAATGCCTTCGGCACCCATGAGTTCCTCAACCTCTGCGAAGAGCTCGGCGCCGAGCCGTACCTCGCCGGCAACGTCGGCAGCGGCACGCCTCAAGAGCTGCGCGACTGGGTCGAGTACATCACCTACGACGGCGACAGCGAACTCGCCAACCTGCGCCGCAGCCATGGCCGCGAAAAGCCTTGGAAGCTCAAGTACCTGGGCGTCGGCAACGAGAACTGGGGCTGCGGCGGCGATATGCGGCCCGAGTACTACGCCGACCTCTACCGCCGCTACGCGATGTTCTGCCGCGACTTCAGCGGCAACGAGCTCTACCGCGTCGCTTGCGGGCCGAGCGGCTTCGACAAGAACTGGAACCAAGTGGTGATGCAGCGGGCCCACCGCCAAATGCAAGGCTACTCGCTGCACTACTACACCCTCGCCGCGCCCTGGAGCGACAAGCGGCCCGCGACCGGCTTCGACGAGGAGGCTTGGTTCAGCATCCTCCGGGACTCGTTGCAAATGCGCCGCGCCATTCACGAGGCCGAGGACGCGATGGACCCGGTCGACCCCGACAAGCGTATCGGCTTGATCGTCGACGAGTGGGGAACTTGGTACCGTGGCGAACCCGGCACGCCGGGCTACGCCCTCTACCAGCAAAACACGCTGCGTGACGCGCTCGTCGCGGGCCTGACACTGCACATCTTCCACGAGAACAACGAGCGTGTCGTGATGGCCAATCTGGCGCAGACGGTGAACGTCCTCCAGGCGCTCATCCTCACCGACGGGCCGAAGATGGCGCTAACGCCCACCTATCACGTGCTCGACCTCTTCAAGGTCCATCACGACGCCAAGCGTCTGCCGGTCGATGTCGGCGCTGTCGATTACAAGTATCGAGATCAGAAGATCCCCGCGATCAGCGTCTCGGCCTCGACCAAGGAGGCGGGCGTCATCGACGTCTCGATCGTGAACACCCACGCCCGTGAAGCGGTGAGCGTCTCCTTCGACCTCGACGGCGCCACGGCAAAGGAAGTCACCAGCAAGGTCCTCAACGCCGAGGAGCTCGACGCCCACAACACGTTCGACGAGCCAGGGCGTCTTCAGCCTAAAGCATTCGATGGCGCCCGAATCGTCGATGGCGATGTCAAAGTGGATATGCCTCCGCGATCAATCGTGGTGATCGCCCTTCGCCTGGATTGA
- a CDS encoding beta strand repeat-containing protein, giving the protein MEKMIGNLRNGFFLGTSLASLALMATAATAQTNGTWAAPTSGDYNDSGNWVGGVIANGSGATADFSQIDLNGDISVNIGSNRTLTNLVFGDTNLATGGTVEVSSTSSPISTVTLAGAAPTITVNALTPTAFDDVFFAPYLAGANGFTKQGAGVLTLGGVADAAQLAGNSLKGVVNVAGGTLRIATGFSYYDFTNLVNPQAQSIGSINLQNGTTLDLQQNIGFDNVTVPAGANVTVQGSAGSFVNNLTSTAGSGSTLNVVVSETTDVLGSQFSAHGNWSGFDTVNVSGVSSPGDPLSLFRLRPNGGGFNGASFENSVLNLDNAVLFVRTNSGGNTIPIAELHGTSTAEIAGGSNPGGVARYQIGGNNLDSTFAGRITANIASGTGNGGLDLIKVGTGTLTLSGELSYSPVNTADGGQAGNADRRGGVTSINAGTLALAGAASLPAGRDDTGALGLLYSTVDIRPGATLDVSASPGYSTAPLQQIIGGGTVVGAFNHDEGRLAPGDDNAGNSANLVRTAGTLTFADSLTFNGGEVLFDVAATPGAGNDLIQVNGATNLAGGGLITPNFLGGTVPTSGQYTILNSAGGFTGSTASWSVAWPGRSGSLPVSISGNDLVFNATVTSGDSVVWKGTVSGDWDVQTTQNFFNNDSASNDVFFNGDSVRFDNTASNFTVNLPQDVLPTEVVVDSTTDYTIGGTGRISGFSTLTKRGSSTLTLTRDNNYTGATVIEGGTVDIGANPGALGSGPLTMSGATIRASNTITGGMANSVMNLTASTSNTIVANGEPTNTATNPISLPNAAGSGDLLVTTEVEGRLVDLGAVNDQFTGNLTIAPSGAATTMGARFSGGAGAGIPNGVLTLGAGATVSLRQNAVSTVDVGELNGDAGSGLSGFAGGGTATEKTWRIGNLGTSSEFAGSIFEGGTTTNFTKVGAGTLTLTGAAGNTYTGDTSVLGGTLSTNAATLSDIGDVFLETGATLDLDFAGTDDIDSLFIDGVSQVLGTWGAIGSGAANQTSLITGSGLLNVLTFEPFVLAGDYNNDGLVNAADYTVWRDGGPLQNETASPGVVDAADYTAWANNYGAAAPAVSTAAAVPEPAAGIAAGVLVLAGLSVRRRVAC; this is encoded by the coding sequence ATGGAAAAGATGATTGGCAACCTCCGGAATGGATTTTTTTTAGGCACGAGTCTGGCGTCGCTGGCCCTGATGGCGACAGCGGCGACCGCACAGACGAACGGAACCTGGGCCGCGCCGACGAGTGGAGATTACAACGACAGCGGTAATTGGGTCGGTGGCGTTATCGCCAATGGTTCGGGCGCCACGGCTGACTTCAGCCAGATCGACCTGAACGGTGATATCTCGGTGAACATCGGATCGAACCGGACCCTCACCAACCTAGTATTCGGCGATACGAATCTCGCCACGGGAGGCACGGTCGAGGTCTCCTCGACTTCGAGCCCGATCTCGACCGTCACGCTTGCGGGCGCCGCTCCGACAATTACCGTCAACGCGCTTACGCCGACGGCCTTTGATGACGTGTTCTTCGCGCCGTACCTCGCCGGCGCCAACGGCTTCACGAAGCAGGGCGCCGGCGTCTTGACGCTCGGCGGCGTCGCCGACGCCGCGCAGCTCGCCGGCAACAGCCTCAAGGGCGTCGTCAACGTGGCGGGCGGCACACTACGGATCGCCACCGGCTTCAGCTACTACGACTTCACGAACCTAGTGAACCCTCAGGCACAGTCGATCGGCTCGATCAACTTGCAGAACGGAACCACTCTCGACCTGCAACAAAACATCGGCTTCGACAACGTCACCGTCCCGGCCGGCGCCAACGTCACCGTCCAAGGCAGCGCCGGCTCCTTTGTCAATAACCTGACTTCAACGGCGGGATCGGGTTCAACCCTCAACGTCGTTGTCTCCGAGACGACCGATGTGCTCGGCTCACAGTTCTCGGCCCACGGCAATTGGTCGGGGTTCGACACCGTGAATGTCTCGGGTGTCTCCTCGCCGGGAGACCCACTGAGCCTGTTTCGCTTGCGCCCGAACGGTGGTGGCTTCAATGGCGCCAGCTTCGAAAACTCGGTGCTGAATCTCGATAATGCGGTGCTTTTCGTCCGGACGAACTCGGGTGGCAACACGATCCCCATCGCCGAGCTGCACGGCACGAGCACCGCAGAGATCGCCGGCGGGTCGAACCCCGGCGGCGTTGCCCGCTACCAGATCGGTGGCAACAACCTCGACTCGACCTTTGCCGGCAGGATCACCGCGAACATCGCCTCGGGCACTGGCAACGGCGGCCTCGACCTCATCAAGGTCGGGACGGGCACTCTGACCCTGTCGGGCGAGCTGAGCTACTCGCCGGTCAACACAGCCGACGGGGGCCAAGCCGGCAACGCCGACCGCCGGGGGGGCGTCACATCGATCAACGCCGGGACCTTGGCGCTAGCGGGCGCCGCCTCGTTGCCTGCCGGCCGTGACGACACGGGCGCGTTGGGACTTCTTTACTCAACGGTCGATATCCGCCCGGGCGCGACGCTGGACGTCTCGGCTTCGCCGGGCTACTCGACGGCGCCGCTGCAGCAGATCATCGGCGGCGGCACGGTTGTCGGCGCCTTCAACCACGACGAGGGCCGCCTCGCCCCCGGCGACGACAACGCCGGCAATTCAGCGAACCTCGTCCGCACCGCGGGCACGCTGACCTTCGCCGACTCGCTGACTTTCAATGGTGGCGAGGTCCTCTTCGACGTCGCCGCGACGCCCGGCGCCGGCAACGACCTGATCCAGGTCAACGGCGCCACCAACCTGGCCGGCGGTGGTTTGATCACGCCGAACTTCCTTGGTGGAACGGTCCCGACCTCCGGTCAGTACACCATTCTGAACTCGGCCGGCGGCTTCACCGGATCGACGGCAAGCTGGTCGGTCGCATGGCCGGGCCGGTCGGGCTCGTTGCCTGTCAGCATCTCCGGCAACGACCTTGTCTTCAATGCGACGGTTACCAGTGGCGACTCAGTTGTTTGGAAGGGAACCGTCAGCGGCGACTGGGACGTGCAGACGACGCAGAACTTCTTTAACAACGACAGCGCGTCGAACGACGTCTTCTTCAACGGTGATAGCGTCCGCTTCGACAACACGGCCAGCAACTTCACCGTCAACCTTCCGCAAGACGTTCTGCCCACCGAGGTCGTGGTCGATTCAACGACCGACTACACGATCGGCGGGACGGGCCGGATCTCTGGCTTCTCGACGCTTACCAAACGCGGCAGCAGCACGTTGACGCTCACTCGAGACAACAACTACACCGGCGCCACGGTCATCGAGGGCGGCACGGTCGATATCGGCGCCAACCCCGGCGCGCTGGGTTCGGGACCGCTGACAATGTCGGGCGCCACGATCCGCGCTTCGAACACGATCACCGGTGGCATGGCCAACTCGGTGATGAACCTCACGGCGAGCACGTCGAATACGATCGTCGCCAACGGCGAGCCGACGAACACAGCCACCAATCCGATCTCGCTCCCCAACGCCGCGGGTTCTGGGGACCTACTCGTCACGACCGAAGTCGAAGGACGTCTGGTTGACTTGGGCGCCGTCAACGACCAGTTCACCGGCAATCTGACGATCGCCCCCAGCGGCGCCGCAACGACAATGGGCGCGCGGTTCTCCGGGGGCGCTGGCGCAGGCATTCCTAACGGTGTGCTAACCCTCGGCGCCGGCGCGACGGTCAGCCTGCGGCAGAACGCCGTCTCGACCGTTGATGTCGGCGAGTTGAACGGCGACGCCGGCTCGGGCCTCTCGGGATTCGCCGGCGGCGGCACGGCGACGGAGAAGACCTGGCGGATCGGTAACCTCGGCACGTCCTCTGAGTTCGCTGGTTCGATCTTCGAGGGTGGCACGACGACCAATTTCACGAAGGTCGGCGCCGGCACGCTCACCCTGACCGGAGCGGCGGGCAACACCTACACGGGTGACACCTCGGTCCTCGGCGGCACGCTTAGCACCAATGCGGCGACGCTCTCCGATATCGGTGACGTGTTCTTGGAGACGGGGGCGACGCTGGACCTCGACTTCGCGGGCACGGACGACATCGACTCGCTGTTCATCGACGGCGTTTCCCAGGTGCTTGGCACCTGGGGCGCTATCGGATCGGGCGCGGCGAATCAGACTTCACTGATCACGGGCTCCGGCCTGCTCAATGTCTTGACGTTCGAGCCGTTCGTCCTCGCCGGCGATTACAACAACGACGGCCTGGTGAACGCCGCCGACTACACCGTCTGGCGTGACGGCGGGCCGTTGCAGAACGAGACCGCCTCGCCAGGCGTCGTCGATGCGGCGGACTACACGGCGTGGGCCAACAACTACGGCGCTGCAGCGCCCGCGGTGTCCACTGCGGCAGCGGTCCCCGAGCCCGCCGCAGGAATCGCCGCCGGCGTTCTTGTCCTGGCCGGCCTGTCGGTTCGCCGTCGAGTTGCTTGCTGA
- a CDS encoding PEP-CTERM sorting domain-containing protein: protein MFVTTADGNGADTALQNDSQSGGTSTVVAGGFGNVPFRRSDDSRQKMLLVRFDISTLDSSSFADAVLRFDYNHNRLRTMRVYALAEDFDNWDESTTSYSNAPGILQPDQGGSAYDSAGNNFLDATELFFPGAPTPERPNPFQIGTIQLEDTRGLPGGRGVLISNPAALDLEPVLSADTNGLVSFLLFQDGSDTSQTGDIATKENAALLEPMLGVLPQTLIPEPTTALLAAIGLFGLGVRRR from the coding sequence ATGTTCGTGACCACCGCCGACGGCAACGGCGCGGATACGGCATTGCAGAACGATTCCCAGAGCGGCGGCACCAGCACCGTTGTTGCCGGCGGTTTCGGTAACGTTCCCTTCCGGCGATCGGATGACTCTCGCCAGAAGATGCTGCTGGTGCGATTCGACATCTCGACGCTCGACAGCTCATCGTTCGCCGATGCGGTTCTGCGTTTCGATTACAATCACAACCGTCTCCGGACGATGCGTGTTTATGCATTGGCTGAAGACTTCGACAATTGGGACGAATCGACCACCAGTTACTCCAACGCCCCCGGCATTCTCCAGCCGGACCAGGGCGGATCGGCATACGACTCGGCTGGCAACAACTTCCTTGACGCCACCGAGTTGTTCTTTCCCGGCGCCCCGACTCCGGAGCGACCCAACCCGTTCCAGATTGGTACGATCCAACTCGAAGACACCCGGGGCCTGCCCGGTGGTCGCGGCGTGCTGATCTCGAACCCGGCTGCGCTGGACCTCGAACCAGTCCTGTCGGCTGACACCAATGGCTTGGTGTCCTTCCTCCTGTTCCAAGACGGCTCTGATACGTCGCAGACGGGCGACATCGCCACCAAGGAGAATGCCGCGTTACTTGAGCCAATGCTCGGCGTGCTGCCGCAAACATTAATCCCCGAGCCGACAACGGCGCTGCTGGCCGCAATCGGATTGTTCGGCCTCGGCGTTCGTCGTCGCTAG
- a CDS encoding glycoside hydrolase family 28 protein, with product MRLLLLGLSLSAVSLTADAKDFSLVEHGVTANSDDVQTAAIQAVIDKAAEQGGGRVVVPRGVFRSGALWLRAGVDLHLAEGAVLRGSGDISDFPTCQTRIEGKVQPWRPALVNAKSLNSVRVTGPGVLDGAGKPYWAAFWKRRAENPKCTNLEVERPRLMYFDGCDGVDVRDVTLKDSGFWNLHVYRCKGVVLEGVTITAPHGDPPKITGDAQPWDEVSIDRAPSSDGIDVDSCQDVVIRRCTISVGDDCIALKGTKGPLAMEDASSPPVENVVVEDCDFQSGHGVLTCGSEATIVRNVVVRDCRVGPAIPLVRLKLRPDTPQLYENLVFERITLDGAQAIFDVKPWTQFFDLQGAEPPKSVVRDVVVRGLRGTVRSLGELRGNEGDEIKNVTLEDIEVEARGSRLRVGDVEGLVFKDVVVNGVPYEAEGAEHE from the coding sequence ATGCGACTCTTGCTGCTCGGCCTCAGCCTCTCTGCCGTGAGCCTAACCGCCGACGCGAAGGACTTCTCGCTCGTCGAGCACGGCGTCACGGCCAATAGCGACGACGTGCAAACGGCGGCGATCCAGGCCGTCATCGACAAGGCGGCGGAGCAGGGGGGCGGCCGGGTCGTCGTCCCCCGTGGCGTCTTTCGCAGCGGCGCCTTGTGGCTGCGGGCCGGCGTGGACCTGCACCTCGCCGAGGGCGCCGTGCTGCGTGGCTCGGGCGACATCTCCGACTTCCCGACGTGCCAGACGCGCATCGAGGGAAAGGTCCAGCCCTGGCGCCCGGCACTGGTGAACGCGAAGTCGCTCAACAGTGTCCGCGTCACGGGACCCGGCGTGCTCGACGGCGCCGGCAAGCCCTATTGGGCCGCCTTCTGGAAGCGCCGTGCCGAGAACCCCAAGTGCACCAACCTCGAAGTCGAGCGGCCGCGACTGATGTACTTCGACGGTTGCGACGGCGTCGACGTGCGCGACGTGACGCTCAAGGACTCGGGCTTCTGGAACCTGCACGTCTACCGCTGCAAGGGCGTCGTGCTCGAAGGCGTCACGATCACCGCGCCGCACGGCGACCCGCCGAAGATCACCGGCGACGCGCAGCCGTGGGACGAGGTCTCGATCGATCGCGCGCCGAGTTCTGACGGCATTGATGTCGACAGCTGCCAGGACGTCGTGATCCGTCGCTGCACGATTTCGGTCGGCGACGACTGCATCGCCCTGAAGGGGACCAAGGGGCCGCTGGCGATGGAGGACGCTTCGAGTCCGCCGGTCGAGAATGTCGTCGTTGAGGACTGCGACTTTCAGAGCGGCCACGGCGTGCTGACCTGCGGCAGCGAGGCGACGATCGTCCGCAACGTCGTCGTCCGCGACTGCCGCGTCGGGCCGGCGATACCGCTGGTGCGGCTCAAGCTGCGCCCGGACACGCCGCAGTTGTATGAGAACCTCGTGTTCGAGCGGATCACCCTCGACGGCGCGCAGGCGATCTTCGACGTCAAGCCCTGGACGCAGTTCTTCGACCTCCAGGGCGCCGAGCCGCCCAAGTCGGTGGTCCGCGACGTCGTCGTCCGTGGCCTGCGCGGCACGGTGCGGTCGCTCGGCGAGCTGCGCGGCAACGAGGGGGACGAGATCAAGAACGTCACGCTTGAGGACATCGAGGTCGAGGCGCGCGGCAGCCGCCTCCGTGTTGGCGATGTCGAAGGACTTGTCTTCAAGGACGTGGTCGTCAACGGCGTCCCCTACGAAGCGGAAGGCGCCGAGCATGAGTGA
- a CDS encoding right-handed parallel beta-helix repeat-containing protein, with the protein MSERAVTPSGKARHVLGVRGVAVALVLASMITAARSAEWYVSPAGSDSNTGAIDSPFASIARGQQAASPGDTVWLRGGEYRYSGTTGSANAVLFNKSGAAGAPIRYFAYPGETPAFDFFDYQPVQRIRGFSVQADWLHFRGIEIRGVQQVITNVNESWAIRVENRADNNVFERLNLHHNEGPGLFIADGGNNLVINSDSHNNYDPDRGGENADGFGSHSNDPGNRFVGNRAWNNSDDGFDFINSPAPVTLEDSWSWRNGYIPGTLTPAGNGAGVKAGGFGLNSDTFPAPDSVPRNLIEGNLSFNNRAQGFYANHHPGAIEWIGNTAFGNPRGFDLLNDVEPETWPAEHYLRNNVSYGNNQNLMNANGTLIDDENNTWNLRAVTADDFLSTTPSGVDSPRRADGSLPVIDFMRLAPGSNLIDAGAALGRPFNGLAPDLGAFESGFAGDFNADGRVDAADYTFWRDRLGPVYSATDYAVWVANYGTLQASIPAAAVPEPAFGAAIPLLAIVCRCGRPIR; encoded by the coding sequence ATGAGTGAGCGTGCAGTGACGCCCAGCGGGAAGGCAAGACACGTCCTTGGCGTGCGAGGCGTCGCTGTTGCGTTGGTGCTGGCGTCGATGATCACTGCGGCGCGCTCGGCGGAGTGGTACGTCTCTCCCGCGGGGAGCGACAGCAACACGGGCGCGATCGATTCGCCCTTTGCGTCGATCGCCCGCGGCCAGCAGGCGGCGTCGCCCGGCGACACGGTCTGGCTCCGCGGCGGCGAGTACCGTTACTCCGGCACGACCGGCAGCGCCAACGCGGTGCTCTTCAACAAGAGCGGCGCCGCCGGCGCGCCGATCCGGTATTTCGCCTACCCGGGCGAGACGCCGGCGTTCGACTTCTTCGATTACCAGCCCGTCCAGCGCATCCGCGGCTTCAGCGTGCAGGCCGACTGGCTTCACTTCCGCGGCATCGAGATTCGCGGCGTGCAGCAGGTGATCACCAACGTGAACGAGTCGTGGGCGATCCGCGTCGAGAACCGCGCGGACAACAACGTCTTCGAGCGGCTCAACCTGCACCACAACGAGGGCCCGGGGCTGTTCATCGCCGACGGCGGCAACAACCTCGTGATCAATAGCGACTCCCACAACAACTACGACCCCGACCGCGGCGGCGAGAACGCCGACGGCTTCGGCAGCCACTCGAACGACCCCGGCAACCGCTTCGTCGGCAACCGCGCCTGGAACAACAGCGACGACGGCTTTGACTTCATCAACTCGCCCGCCCCGGTGACGCTCGAGGACTCGTGGTCGTGGCGCAACGGTTACATCCCGGGGACGCTCACGCCGGCGGGCAACGGCGCCGGCGTCAAGGCGGGCGGATTCGGCCTCAACTCGGACACCTTCCCCGCGCCCGACAGCGTCCCGCGCAACCTCATTGAGGGGAACCTCTCGTTCAACAACCGCGCGCAGGGCTTCTACGCCAACCACCACCCGGGCGCGATCGAGTGGATCGGCAACACGGCGTTCGGTAACCCGCGCGGCTTCGACCTTCTGAACGACGTCGAGCCCGAGACTTGGCCCGCCGAGCACTACCTGCGGAACAACGTCTCGTACGGCAACAACCAGAATCTGATGAACGCCAACGGGACGCTGATCGACGACGAGAACAACACCTGGAACCTACGCGCGGTCACGGCGGACGATTTTCTCAGCACGACGCCCAGCGGGGTGGACTCCCCTCGGCGGGCGGACGGATCGCTGCCGGTGATCGACTTCATGCGGCTGGCGCCGGGGAGCAATCTGATCGACGCCGGCGCCGCGCTGGGCCGGCCGTTCAACGGACTGGCGCCCGATCTGGGGGCGTTCGAGTCGGGCTTCGCCGGCGACTTCAACGCCGACGGCAGGGTAGACGCCGCCGACTACACGTTCTGGCGCGACCGGCTCGGCCCGGTCTACTCGGCGACGGACTACGCCGTCTGGGTCGCGAACTACGGCACGCTGCAAGCGTCGATCCCAGCGGCGGCGGTCCCCGAGCCGGCGTTCGGGGCGGCGATCCCGCTGCTGGCCATCGTCTGCCGCTGCGGACGGCCGATCCGCTAG
- a CDS encoding rhamnogalacturonan acetylesterase: protein MRRLASRSLITVALAVTVATPCVSHAVTKLVLIGDSTVKNGQGSGDGGLWGWGQALQAHFDTEQLVVENRALGGRSSRTYLTEGLWDRSLDALRPGDYLLIQFGHNDGGELFKGDRPRASLKGNGDETQEGVVEKTGAAETVHSYGWYLRRYIADAKAKGVRPIVLSPVPRNLWRDGRVARASGDYGKWAREAAEQGGVPFVDLNEIVAKRYEAAGHRSVARDYFTAADHTHTTRAGAELNAECVVEGLRNCPGVNLADTLQQPAPAP, encoded by the coding sequence ATGCGAAGACTTGCTTCCCGTTCGTTGATCACCGTTGCTCTGGCCGTCACAGTCGCAACGCCTTGCGTCTCGCACGCGGTCACCAAGCTTGTCCTCATCGGCGACTCCACCGTCAAGAACGGGCAGGGAAGCGGCGACGGCGGGCTGTGGGGGTGGGGCCAAGCGTTGCAGGCGCACTTCGACACCGAGCAACTCGTCGTCGAGAACCGCGCCCTCGGCGGTCGCAGCAGCCGCACCTACCTCACCGAGGGGCTCTGGGACCGCTCGCTCGACGCGCTGCGGCCCGGCGATTACCTGCTGATCCAGTTCGGGCACAACGACGGCGGCGAGCTGTTCAAGGGCGACCGGCCGCGGGCCTCGCTCAAGGGTAATGGCGACGAGACCCAGGAGGGCGTCGTCGAGAAGACCGGCGCCGCCGAGACGGTCCATAGCTACGGCTGGTACCTGCGCCGCTACATCGCCGACGCCAAGGCGAAGGGCGTCAGGCCGATCGTCCTCTCCCCCGTGCCGCGTAACCTCTGGCGTGACGGGCGTGTCGCCAGGGCGTCGGGCGACTACGGCAAGTGGGCCCGCGAAGCGGCCGAGCAAGGGGGCGTCCCCTTCGTCGACCTCAACGAGATCGTCGCCAAGCGCTACGAGGCGGCCGGTCACCGGAGCGTCGCCCGCGACTACTTCACCGCCGCCGACCACACCCACACCACCCGCGCCGGCGCCGAGCTGAACGCCGAGTGCGTCGTCGAAGGCCTGCGGAATTGCCCCGGCGTCAACCTTGCCGACACGCTACAACAACCCGCCCCGGCGCCCTAG
- a CDS encoding DUF1559 family PulG-like putative transporter, producing the protein MLQSTWLLVAARSKTDRSRGAFTLVELLVVIAIIGILVALLLPAVQAAREAARRNDCINRLRQILLASHNYMDAQGKLPPHGDTPSSLSSQAKLLPYMEEQSLLNLVDQNTHWRDQMAVLEMPLSFLRCPSGVPQLTSINGRDYGLSGGSRGDIRVSELTSHYVGIMGARPSKCRPVVGGRGGGTATWTSEPEATYMAKDIGCKDTLPGASYGDGDSGGTSRNGVIFPLSNINFGDVTDGTSKTMMYGELSWFNSDVRQSKDESQNPPSAEPWIVGSTTNTGKQSDSYGYIQNAKNVRYGIEERGLVDPVTRGPMSSITDVSLGSNHPGGTNLGMCDGSARFVEKSIDTALLRGMASRNAEEI; encoded by the coding sequence ATGCTTCAATCCACTTGGTTGCTAGTCGCTGCGCGCTCGAAGACCGACCGGTCGCGGGGCGCCTTCACGCTGGTGGAGTTGTTGGTGGTGATCGCCATCATCGGCATCCTCGTAGCGCTGCTGCTCCCCGCGGTGCAGGCGGCGCGCGAAGCCGCCCGGCGGAACGACTGCATCAACCGCCTCCGGCAGATCCTGCTCGCCTCGCACAATTACATGGACGCTCAAGGCAAGCTGCCGCCGCACGGCGATACGCCTAGCTCCTTGAGCAGCCAAGCAAAGCTGCTGCCGTATATGGAGGAGCAGTCGCTGCTGAATCTTGTCGATCAAAACACCCACTGGCGTGATCAAATGGCCGTGCTGGAGATGCCGCTTTCATTCCTCCGCTGCCCGAGTGGCGTTCCCCAGCTCACCTCGATCAACGGCCGCGACTACGGATTAAGCGGCGGCAGCCGAGGTGACATCCGTGTTAGTGAGTTAACCTCGCATTACGTCGGGATCATGGGCGCCCGTCCCTCTAAGTGCCGACCGGTTGTCGGCGGGCGTGGCGGCGGAACCGCCACCTGGACCTCGGAACCAGAAGCGACCTATATGGCTAAAGACATCGGCTGCAAGGATACGCTTCCCGGGGCGTCTTACGGCGATGGCGATTCGGGAGGGACGTCAAGAAACGGCGTCATTTTCCCGCTTAGCAACATCAACTTCGGAGATGTAACAGACGGCACCAGCAAGACGATGATGTATGGTGAACTCTCGTGGTTCAACAGCGATGTCCGTCAATCCAAAGACGAAAGCCAGAATCCTCCCTCAGCTGAACCCTGGATCGTGGGAAGCACCACGAACACCGGCAAACAATCGGACTCTTATGGGTATATCCAAAACGCCAAGAATGTTCGTTACGGCATTGAGGAACGAGGGCTAGTCGACCCCGTAACTCGTGGTCCGATGTCATCGATTACCGATGTGAGTCTCGGGAGCAATCACCCTGGTGGCACCAACCTCGGCATGTGCGATGGTTCGGCGCGATTCGTTGAGAAGTCGATCGACACGGCGCTGCTCCGAGGGATGGCTAGCCGCAATGCCGAGGAAATCTGA